aaaaactttgTCTCGTCGGATATAATTTCACTATCTATTTTCTGACTGCATATTTTTTGTGACAAGTGAAGTTCGTTATAATCAAGCATACATGGAGTATACATCAGATTTATTTAATTAGATAAATTAGATGAAGAAAATCGTGCAAGGTAAAACTAGAATAACATAAGCGAGCTTCCATCCAATGGTAGAgtgaattgaaaaagaaatccTTGAGACCTCTCTAATACGTTGTGCTGTCTTCAAAGCTTCGgtcattttttcttctccttaatACACAGCATCATACAGATCGGGATCATTTTCATCAAGGCCTCACTATGATGACTAACAAACCGTCCTTGCTAGAGGCATTAACATTTAACACATCTACTACCCTTCTAGGCCCCATCCATTCTGGCCCTAAAAGATAATAAACAACTTGTCATAAAGTGCGAGCAACATCACAATGGAGTAAAGATGATCTGCAAATTCCCAATTCCTCTTACACTTACAACACCATTCTATCACCATAGCATGTCTCTTCCTTAAAGTATCTATGGCAAAGATATGATGTGATCTGATTTGTATATATCCATTCATTAAGTTGGAATTAATCTGTAAACTGAGTTACCAAGCGTGGACTTGTGTGATATGACATGGTTGCAGTTACCTAGATCTGTGTGATGTTAGCtgattagtatatatgtgatctaaTCTGATATGATTTCACAAGCAGTAAGTACAACCAGAGTTCTGAACTGTCATGATTTGATGTGATTGCAGTTACCCAGCATTGGGATTAATCCGCAATTCATTACATTTACTCATGTTACTATGGAGTCCGATAAGTATATATGCGTGCGGGAAACAGCGCCACAGAATAGcgttgttattgttgatatgaATATGCCGATGCAGCCTTTGAGGAGGCCTATCACTGCAGACTCAGCCCTTATGAATCCTAATTCTAGAATCCTTGCTTTGAAAGGTAGGATTTGGTTATGAGTTAACTATTTGCTTTATGGATATAGAATTGTGTGTGGAATTGGTACTATGATTGGACTACCATTTGTTGCTTCTCATTTCATGCAATCTTAGATATTGGGAAATCTTTCATTTATTGTAATattctttctccttaacatgcAACTAGTTTAACATCAAGCATGAGAGCTCATGGATCTATTTTGGCCTAAACATTGTGGTCAAATTTGTTTATGCATGCAACTAGTTAAACCAGTTTGTTCatgcccaatttttttttttttttggcaccggTTGTTTGGGAACAGTGTCCCGATTAATCTCAGGGGCACACAAgcccttggcaaggagtttcccgttAGTGTATCTCGGGTAATTTAAGGGGAAGATCCTCCAGtccaatggcccctagagattgtttgcacccaaggggatttgaaccttaaacTTGGGGGAAGCATACCCCCAACCCAAGGCCTTTACAACTTGAGCCAACCCTAGGGGCTTGTTGATGCCCAGTGTTACTACTTGTTTTCAATCTTTCCTCAATTGCTCAAGTATCTTAAGTATCTTAGCATTCGAGGTTAACCAAGAATTTAACTTTTGGCATGCACATTGTGGCATGTCCTAATTTAGCTGCATTTTAtctgttactttaaaaattaatttatgcatatttatattttggGTTTATGCACATTCCTATTATTCTCCGCACTCACATTGTTTTATCTGTGATATTTCTGTGAAGCCCAACTCCAAGGAACCAATCAGGATCATTTGCAAATATTTAACATTGAGatgaaagcaaaaataaaatcttttcaaaTGCCTGAGCAGGTGAGAATTTTAATACAGCAGTTTCTCTGCTATAGCTTATGAgatatcttttttgttttgtttatttgttttgttctgcGGGTTGATTTTGATACTTTGAGATTGAAATCATTCCTGAATTAAGTCCCCATGCTTCCTGTATAGATTGTGTTTTGGAAGTGGATTACAGTAAAGATGCTGGGCCTGGTGACTCAGACCTCAGTGTATCATTGGCCCATTGAAGGTAAAATCCGTTTATTTAACCTATTTCAGTGTCATGCTGCAATAATCTCAGTTCTAAAGTTCTTGTTTCGGGGATATCTTTGCATTTACCTTCTTGTTTTGTTCTAATTGTTCACTCTTACATGGTCCTCACTGCATATCTGATGTAGGTGATTCTGAGCCAGTAAAGATGTTTGATCGAACAGCTAATATGGCAAACAACCAGATAATAAACTATCGATGCGACCCTTCTGAAAAGTGGTTGGTTTTGATTGGAATTGCTCCTGGTTCTCCTGAGGTAAGTTTCTGTTTTTCTGTTCATTCCCATTCAAAGTTCCTCGCCTCGTATCAATGAGATCTAGCTAAGATGACACTTCCTCAAACATGGTGGAGGTTGAGATTGTGGGTTTAAAATTCACTAAATGAATGTCtaattttgcaacaaaaaattaCTCAAGATTTGGATGTGCCCCTTCCGctcttaataaaattttgatatCTTTACTCGTTTAAAAAAAACTTGCCAATAAAAAGAGTTGGTTACAGCAATGCTCTTTTGTATAAAGGACCTGATACCATCCAACATTGAACTGAGTACAGAGTGCTGATGTTTACGAGTAAAAAACTCGTTATGGTGAAAGTGAGAATATGCGTGGTAGAACTACATTTAATGGAACCCAATAAGCTCCAAGCTCACTGCATCGATCTAGCTAAGTTTGCCTGAATGATATCCTAAATTTGGTTGCATGCTTTGCAGTCCATGATTAAACTGCCTGCCTGAATTTATGGTATCTTTTCCgtgataaattttatcaactgtctTGGTATTCTTGTTTTGACTTCCTCATCTGCTTTTGATTATAGAGGCCACAATTGGTTAAAGGGAATATGCAACTTTTCTCGGTTGATCAGCAGCGCAGTCAAGCTCTTGAAGCACATGCTGCATCATTTGCGCAATTTAAGGTGTGAGGGTTTCCCTTTCCTAATCCTAttttcacattttcatatttttttaaggtaACGAAATTCATTAAATGAGTGCAAAAGATAGACAGTTTTATTGATGTTGATAAACTTTTATGTTTTTACAGCTCCCAGGAAACGAGAATCCTTCTATTCTTATTTCCTTTGCCACAAAGACCCTAAATGCTGGACAGATTACATCAAAGTTGCATGTTATTGAGCTTGGTGCCCAGCCAGGTGAACATGCTATTTCTGTAACTGAATTTTTATATGGGATTTAATGAGTTCTAACTTCCTCATTCCAAATTCCATATGCATTCCTAAGACTTTCAAATTCCATAAAATCTCTTgttcttttaatataaatatacattcAGTTATGGATTAGGTGTTCTGGAATGGTAACTGGAATGAGGTATCTTGGTTGTAAACTTTGTTGTAAATTGCCTAATTTATGATGGATTGGGACCATTGGGTCTATACATGTTGCCTAAATGAAAAGATCAATTGTAAATTTTGcccaaaaaactaataaaaaagaaagaaaaaagtccAGGACTGGTGTGGGTGTGTTGCAAATTTCTGAAATATTAATGGAGatgaggagaaaaattatgGAAAAGCATACTGGTTTAACGTGGTTGTACTTTCAAACTATTGTTTAGATGCTTTGTATAAGTTGGGCTTGTTGTATGtagttcaaatttttttttttctatgtttgGGCTTGTAAAGATTGTATTGGAATTTATGGCTATAGGGAGATGGAACTTGAGATTTATAAACATATCTGGTATCAAGTGGGAATCCTTGAGGCAAACTGTATTAATTTACAGAAATTTTAGGGATCCTTGAAGGCAGACTATTAGTTCACAGAAGTTGTAGTTATCATTGATATATTATCACATTTTTATATAGGTAAAAAGATTATCACATTTTCTACTTACTGCAATTTTTTTGCATCcttaataactatataaatttgCATTTTTTATGGTAGGGAAGCCTTCTTTTACGAAGAAACAAGCAGATCTCTTCTTCCCCCCAGATTTTGCCGATGACTTTCCAGTTGCAATGCAGGTATCAAAGTCCCTACTTTTTGGTACTTGTTCCAGTAAACTGCGGCAAAATTGATaatcatgaattttttaattcaCAGATATCCCACAAATACAGTTTGATCTATGTGATCACCAAGCTTGGGCTATTATTTGTTTATGACTTGGAGACTGCTACTGCGGTttatagaaatagaattagTCCAGATCCAATATTTTTAACAGCAGAAGCTTCGTCGGTGGGAGGTTTTTATGCTATCAATAGGCGTGGACAGGTGTTGTTGGCTACTGTAAATGATCAAACAATTGTGCCATTTGTTAGTGGACAGGTATATTCACCGGCttgcatttttgtttgttttattatggATAATTATTATTGTGTCTGCAAATGATATCTGTTTACATTTGCAGTTGAACAATTTGGAGCTAGCTGTCAATCTTGCCAAAAGAGGGAATCTTCCTGGAGCTGAGCAGCTTGTAAGCTGATTCTTTGTCCATCTTATAATACTGATTCTGTTAGTTCGGAAAATTTGGGCAGATGACAATTAGAATCAATGTCAAAACTTAATAGTTATTTAAGGCAATGATGCTAGCAAATGTGCTGCAGTTTGTGATTTGCCAATGCTTTGAAATATTGGCTTTTTTAATGATCAAGGCACCCTCTTTATGCATGTTTCTCATAAAAGACTCTTTTAGTTGCTCCTAGAATGTAtttacttcctgtgtacacgggctatgcctattgcattcaaatcaataatatttatatcttataaaaaaaaaaaaactattttagtGAGAATTATGGAACAGTTTTGAGTTCTTTGTAGATTTTCTAAGCATGCTAGAGCTGCCTAGCCTAATAGTGGAGATAGTTGTGATTCATTTATGATGTTGGCCCCCCATTTTGTTAAAATTAACAGTGTGGTATGATTACATCCCAAGAATTAAAAAATGGGGTTTTGGGCTGTGGGAGTTGAGTTTAGCGAACCCCATGCTCAGAAATTGTGTACCTCTCTATTATTCACTGTGGAAGTGGGAATATGGACATTTATTATTGCTGTTGTAGTTTAGACCCTGGGGTCTCCCAATGATAGATAAATGATGTTTTTGTTGCATATATGGATTggtaaatatgtttttttaattaaatgtttttattctttaattgcTGGTTATCTGAATATATGCTTAgagtttgaattatttattactgtGTGCTTTTTTGTGATACTGAAAATCTGGGGGTGCTTGGTTTTGGGTCTCAGGTTGTCCAACGTTTCCAAGAACTATTTGCCCAAACGAAGTACAAAGAGGCTGCAGAACTTGCTGCTGAGTCTCCACAAGGAATCCTCCGTACGCCTGACACAGTTGCCAAATTCCAGGTTTTACATTTTGATCTTCCAATCAAACCCATTTCATTTGTTGCTAATATTTCATAGTTTAAgagttttgttttatgtttcctTCCTGAATGGAAAATTTCCTGAAAGAGCCTTGGCATGTAAAGTTGGCATCTTGCTCTGTTTCAGAGTGTTCCAGTCCAAGCTGGGCAAACGCCACCTTTGTTGCAGTATTTTGGGACACTTTTGACAAAAGGAAAGCTCAATGCTTTTGAGTCATTGGAATTATCACGCCTTGTTGTGAACCAGAACAAAAAGAATCTTTTGGAGAATTGGTTGGCAGAGGATAAGCTGGAATGCAGTGAGGAGCTAGGGGATCTTGTGAAGGTTTGATGTGCAATTTAAGATTGAAATATAGAAACACACTTCTGAAAAGAAATTACTGGTTACTGGTTTACCTTATCCCTGTCTGCCATATttgaaattatgtttttttttttttttttcctggttgTGTTCATACTATTTATTCTGTTTCATTGCAGACTGTGGATAATGATCTTGcactgaaaatatatattaaagctAGGGCAACTCCAAAAGTTGTTGCCGCTTTTGCTGAACGGAGGGAGTTTGACAAAATTTTGATATACTCAAAACAGGTGAAgacattcttttttttaagtaattgtTGCTGTTGCAAATGATTGCATTATtattatctctctttttttttcttttttttttccgactTATTTTGTGGTATGATTGTgtaattgtttcttttttgcTTTAGGTTGGGTACAGTCCAGATTATCTATTTCTTCTGCAGACAATTCTTCGTTCAGATCCTCAGGTACTGCActatctctctgtctctgtttGTATGTTTTGTTGTTTTAGTACTTGAGGGTTGAAGCTTTAGCAAATCAGAAATCCTATTGGAGCCAAAACTTTTCCTTCTTACCTATGTTTTCCATTCACCTTTTTCTGAATAACTTTGTGTTGAAGTATAAAATCTTAAAACCATTTTTAATCAACATAATTTTAGCCCAGGACAGAGTTTATTTTCTGGAACTACAGAGCTAATACTTACTTTTGACAAGTAGGGAGCTGTTATTTTTGCATTAAGTCCAGGACAGAGTTTTTCTTTCTGGAACTATAGAGCTAATACTTACTTTTGGAATGTAGGGAGCTGTTAATTTTGCGTTAATGATGTCTCAAATGGAGGGAGGTTGTCCAGTTGATTTCAATACCATTACAGATCTATTTCTTCAGGTTTGTTGGCTCTAATAGTGCTCGAGTAGATATATTGATTGGATAATAAAGATGTGTGATATTCCATTGTCATTGCTTTAATGTTGTTTTTAATCACTGACAGGCTTCATATGtgtaaattaattttcatttttgctttcaaTTCTGTGGTTTTAACAGAGGAACCTGATCCGCGAGGCAACGGCTTTCCTATTAGATGTTTTGAAGCCAAATCTTCCTGAACATAGTTTCCTTCAAACAAAGGTTCTCTTGATTCACACCATTGTTTTTAAAGCTATCTGACTTCGGTTTGGATAACTGCTGCTGTTTTGAGTACTGTAACACTCTTTTATATAGGTCCTGGAAATCAATCTGGTAACTTTTCCAAATGTTGCTGACGCCATATTAGCTAATGGAATGTTCAGCCATTATGACCGTCCTCGAATTGCCCAACTCTGTGAAAAAGCTGGTCTTTATGTTCGAGCTCTGCAAGTAATCTCCTCTTGCAGTTCTTCTTGTTCAttaatttctctttgtttctgtACATTAATCACTCACATTATTCCGTGTTAAACATTTCACTTGTGATGCAGCATTACACAGAATTGCCAGATATTAAGCGTGTCATTGTGAACACACATGCAATTGAGCCACAGGTTCCTGTACTCCAATGCTTTTATCTTTAGGATATGATGGAGTTTTTAAACTTCCTACTAACCATGCGGTTCTTTACAGTCACTTGTAGAGTTTTTTGGCACTCTGTCACGTGAATGGGCTTTGGAGTGTATGAAGGACCTTTTGTTGGTCAATCTAAGAGGAAATCTTCAGATAATTGTGCAGGTAAACATCAATGTAGTGTGTTATGTGAAACTTATCTGAATGAGTAATTAAATGAAGCTTACTTATGCACTTATTAAAAAATGGAAGTCCCGTATACTTGCCTGTGCAGGTTGCCAAGGAATATTGTGAACAGTTGGGTGTTGATGCATGCATAAAGATTTTTGAGCAATTTAAGTCATATGAAGGATTGTACTTTTTCCTTGGCTCATACTTGAGCTCCAGGTAAGCTacttaattgaaaaaaattaatttttgtttggtgTGTCATGGAACATCCATTTTACTATTTTCTGATTCCTTtcacatatataaaagaaaaaaaaaatctgattccTTCCAATGTATGGAACAGTGAGGACCCTGACATTCACTTTAAGTACATTGAAGCAGCTGCTAAAACTGGACAAATCAAAGAGGTTGAGCGTGTGACCAGAGAGTCGAATTTCTACGACCCTGAGAAAACAAAGAACTTTTTAATGGAAGCAAAGCTTCCAGATGCGCGGCCCCTAATTAATGTCTGTGACCGTTTTGGATTTGTTCCAGATCTCACACACTATCTGTACTCCAACAACATGCTTCGTTACATCGAAGGTTATGTTCAAAAGGTATGAAGTTTTTcaagtgctttttttttttttttttttaataggtaatcaATAAGTTATATTCATAAGGAAAGAAGGCATAGCCCaattttgagtgttatttttagcTCTTAGAACATTTTCAAATGTCTTTTCTGTTATACAAATTTTACTTGTTTCTTGTACTAGCGACATTCTGTGTTCCTTTGGATAGGTGAACCCAGGGAATGCTCCTTTAGTAGTGGGGCAGCTGCTAGATGATGAGTGTCCTGAAGATTTTATCAAAGGCTTGATTCTTTCTGTCCGTTCTTTGCTTCCGGTGGAGCCCCTTGTGGAGGAATGTGAGAAGAGGTGAAGTCCCAACTCTATTTTCATCCCTTTGTGTTCCTTTTTCCACCATTAATTTTGTTCtcatatagatatatttttttatattaggaATCGACTTCGTTTGCTCACTCAGTTCCTAGAGCATCTTGTGAGCGAGGGAAGCCAAGATGTTCATGTTCACAATGCTCTGGGGAAAATTATCGTTGATAGCAACAACAATCCAGAGCACTTCCTTACCACCAACCCCTATTATGATTCTCGTGTTGTGGGTAAATATTGTGAGAAACGTGATCCTACCCTGGCTGTTGTGGCATACCGGCGAGGACAATGTGATGAAGAGCTTATCAATGTcacaaataaaaattctttgttCAAACTGCAAGCAaggtttgtgttttatttatttctttatttatttttggtcttACTAGGTGCAGTTGGTGCTTGAAGGCTTACTGACTCATACTTTGGTTGCAGATATGTGGTTGAAAGGATGGATGCTGATCTTTGGGAGAAAGTTCTTAACCCTGAAAATGTCTATAGAAGACAGCTCATTGATCAAGTTGTATCTACTGCTTTGCCCGAAAGCAAGAGCCCTGAACAGGTTTCTGCTGCTGTTAAGGCTTTCATGACAGCCGATCTGCCTCACGAATTAATCGAGCTCCTTGAAAAGATTGTGCTTCAGAACTCCGCATTCAGTGGGAACTTTAATCTGCAAAACCTGCTCATTTTGACAGCCATCAAAGCAGATCCGTCTAGAGTTATGGATTACATTAATAGACTGGATAACTTT
This genomic interval from Carya illinoinensis cultivar Pawnee chromosome 2, C.illinoinensisPawnee_v1, whole genome shotgun sequence contains the following:
- the LOC122301509 gene encoding clathrin heavy chain 1-like, with translation MAAANAPITMKEALTLPSIGINPQFITFTHVTMESDKYICVRETAPQNSVVIVDMNMPMQPLRRPITADSALMNPNSRILALKAQLQGTNQDHLQIFNIEMKAKIKSFQMPEQIVFWKWITVKMLGLVTQTSVYHWPIEGDSEPVKMFDRTANMANNQIINYRCDPSEKWLVLIGIAPGSPERPQLVKGNMQLFSVDQQRSQALEAHAASFAQFKLPGNENPSILISFATKTLNAGQITSKLHVIELGAQPGKPSFTKKQADLFFPPDFADDFPVAMQISHKYSLIYVITKLGLLFVYDLETATAVYRNRISPDPIFLTAEASSVGGFYAINRRGQVLLATVNDQTIVPFVSGQLNNLELAVNLAKRGNLPGAEQLVVQRFQELFAQTKYKEAAELAAESPQGILRTPDTVAKFQSVPVQAGQTPPLLQYFGTLLTKGKLNAFESLELSRLVVNQNKKNLLENWLAEDKLECSEELGDLVKTVDNDLALKIYIKARATPKVVAAFAERREFDKILIYSKQVGYSPDYLFLLQTILRSDPQGAVNFALMMSQMEGGCPVDFNTITDLFLQRNLIREATAFLLDVLKPNLPEHSFLQTKVLEINLVTFPNVADAILANGMFSHYDRPRIAQLCEKAGLYVRALQHYTELPDIKRVIVNTHAIEPQSLVEFFGTLSREWALECMKDLLLVNLRGNLQIIVQVAKEYCEQLGVDACIKIFEQFKSYEGLYFFLGSYLSSSEDPDIHFKYIEAAAKTGQIKEVERVTRESNFYDPEKTKNFLMEAKLPDARPLINVCDRFGFVPDLTHYLYSNNMLRYIEGYVQKVNPGNAPLVVGQLLDDECPEDFIKGLILSVRSLLPVEPLVEECEKRNRLRLLTQFLEHLVSEGSQDVHVHNALGKIIVDSNNNPEHFLTTNPYYDSRVVGKYCEKRDPTLAVVAYRRGQCDEELINVTNKNSLFKLQARYVVERMDADLWEKVLNPENVYRRQLIDQVVSTALPESKSPEQVSAAVKAFMTADLPHELIELLEKIVLQNSAFSGNFNLQNLLILTAIKADPSRVMDYINRLDNFDGPAVGEVAVEAQLYEEAFAIFKKFNLNVQAVNVLLDNIQNIERAVEFAFRVEEDAVWSQVAKAQLREGLVSDAIESFIRADDMTQFLDVIRAAEDANVYHDLVRYLLMVRQKAKEPKVDSELIYAYAKIDRLSEIEEFILMPNVANLQNVGDRLYDEALYEAAKIIFAFISNWAKLASTLVKLRQFQGAVDAARKANSSKTWKEVCFACVDAEEFRLAQMCGLNIIIQVDDLEEVSEYYQNRGCFNELISLMESGLGLERAHMGIFTELGVLYARYRPEKLMEHIKLFSTRLNIPKLIRACDEQQHWMELTYLYIQYDEFDNAATTIMNHSPEAWDHMQFKDVAVKVANVELYYKAVHFYLQEHPDLINDLLNVLALRVDHTRVVDIMRKAGHLHLVKPYMIAVQSNNVAAVNEALNGIYVEEEDYDRLRESIDLHDNFDQIGLAQKIEKHELLEMRRVAAYIYKKARRWKQSIALSKKDNLYKDAMETASQSGDRELAEELLIYFIEKGKKECFASCLFVCYDLIRPDIALELAWMNNMIDFAFPYLLQFIREYTGKVDELVKDKIEAQNEFKAKEKEEKDVIAQQNMYAQLLPLALPAPPMPGMGSAPGMGGFVPPPPMGGMGMPPMPPYGMPPMSSF